Within the Hypericibacter adhaerens genome, the region GCCAGGCCTCGACGATATCGGCCGAACGGATCGAGTGTGCAAATAGATAGTCGGGGTCGTCGAACTTCGACGGCGTGCTGGTGGGGCCGCCGGGAAAGAACCGCTCGGCATCATGGACCAGCGCCGCGAACTTGAGCTCGGCCGAGGCATCCGCGCAGAGCCTGATCGCCCAGGCCCTCGTGCAGAGCAGATGCTCCAGCGAATAGAACCCGTCGAGCCACTGCAGCGCGCTGTGCTCGATCTCGTTGAATGTCGGGTCCGCATAGCGGCCCGCGATGATATTCGATGTCATGCCGGAGACCTCACGCGCCGGAAGAACAGGCCGATGACGCTGCGATCGCTCGCCAGACGGATTCCGGCGTGATCGGCAGCTCGGAGATTTCGACCCCGTACGCCGCCAGGGCGTCGCACAGGGCATTGGCGACCGCCGCCCCCGGCGGGATCGTGCCCACCTCGCCGACGCCGCGGATCCCCAATGTCGTGACCGGCGACGGGACCTCGGTATGCAGCAGCTCGATCGGCGGCACGTCCGCGGCCGTGGGCGCGAGATAATCCAGCATGCTGCCGCTGACCAGCTGGCCGGTCTCCTTGTCGTAACGAAGCTCCTCGCCGAGTGCCGCGCCCAGGCCCTGGACCAGGGCGCCCCGGACCTGGCCTTCGACCAGCGCCGGATTCACGACCGTGCCGCAGTCATGGACCATCACGAAACGCTCGACGGAGAACTCCCCCGTCTCGGGATCGACCGAGACGACGGCGGCCGCGGTGCCGAAGGAGAATGCCGCAGCGGGAGGCTCGAAATGTGCGGTCGCCTCCAGTCCAGGCGTCTCGCCGGCAGGGATTCCCTGCCCGAGGATGGCGCGGGTGAATATCTCCGAAAGCGCCATGCTGCGGCCGGGATCGCCGCGAAGGCGCAGGACCGTGCCGGCGATCTCGACATCCCTGGCCGCGGCATCCAGGGCCCAGGCCCCGATCCGGATCGTCTTGTCGCGAAGGCTCTGGGCCGCCTCGCGCAGGGCGCCGGCCGCCGCGATCAAGGTGCGCGACGCGAAGGCACCGGTATTGAGCGGCGACGCGCCCGTATCGCCAGCATGGACATGGATCGCATCATACTCGACGCCCAGGATCCCGGCGCAGAGCTGGGCAAAGGCCGTCTCGTTTCCCTGGCCGAAGGTGGATACGCCGGTATAGAGATCGATGCCGCCGGAGCGGTTCGCCCGGAGGGTGACGCTCTCATGGGCACCGAACTTCGATCCGCGATTCGCCAGGAAGCGCGCGCTCGCATAGCCGGTGCGCTCGACGAAGGAGGAGAGGCCGATTCCCACCAGCCGCCCGTCCTTGCGTCGCTTGGGCGAGGCGCGGTGCGCCTGATAGCCCACCGCCTCGGCCGCCATCCGCAGCGTCCTCAGATAGTCGCCGCTGTCATAGACGGCACCGCTGGGGGTCTTCCAGGGAAAGTCCTCCGGTCGAAGCATGTTCCGGGCCCGGAACTCCAGCGGGTCATATCTCAGCCGGCGCGCCAGCCTGTCGATCAGCACCTCGAGGGCGAAATTGACCTCCGGCTGGCCGTAGCCGCGATAGGCGCCGATCGGCGTCTTGTTGGTCAGCACCACCTGCCGCTCGACCGACCCGTCCGCGACCTTGTAGGGCCCCGTGAAGACGACGCTGGAGAGCTGCGCCGACCCGAAGGAGGAGTTCCAGGCACCCAGATCGGTGCGGTAGATGTTCGTCATGGCGAGGATCTGGCCGTCCGCTCGCGCCCCGATGCGGAAATCGTGAATGGCTTCGCGCCCATGCGTGCTCGCTCGGAAATATTCGAGCCGATCCTCGATCCACTTGACCGGCCGGCGCAGGGCCATCGCATGCAGGCAGGCAAGGATGTCTTCGGGGCAGATCCCGAGCTTCTGCCCGAACCCGCCTCCCACATCCGACGCAATGACGCGGATGCAGCCTTCGTCGATTCTCAGGCATTCGGCCAGCTGCTTGCGCACCAGATGCGGCACCTGGGTCGAGGCATGGACGGTGAGCTCCCGGGCGCCCGGACGCCAGACCGCGACGATGGCCCGGGCCTCCATGGGCAGGGCCGTCACCCGGTTGATGCGGAACCGGCCTTCGATGACCGTGTCCGCCTCCGCCATGCGGCCCTCCGGGTCGCCGCTGCGGTCCTTGTTCGAGGCCAGGAGGTTGGACGGCAGCACGTCCGGATGCAGAACCGGACTTCCCTCGGCAAGGGCGTCGAGCGCATCCGATAGGTGGGGGAGAGGCTCGTAGTCGATGTCGACGAGCTCGATCGCGTCCTCGGCGACCGCCCGGCTGGTGGCGACCACGCTGACGACAGGCTGCCCTTCATGGAGCGCCCTTTCCTGGGCCAGCGCGTAATAGGGAAGCTGCGGTGCGCCGGGGACGGGCCGCAAGACGGTCAAGGGACCGCTGGCGCGCCGCACCTCCGGGCCGATCAGGATATGCTTGACTCCTGCCAGGGCGCGGGCTTGCGAGATATCGATCGACCTTATGCGGGCATGGGGAAACGGGCAGCGGCCGACCGCCATCTCCAGCTGATGGGCGAACTCGACGTCGTCGGTGAACCGGCCATCGCCGCGCAGAAGCCGATCGTCCTCCTTCCTCGGAATCGGCGCTCCGATGAGACGATGCCGGAAGGGCGGCGCGTCGGCGCGATCGAGCCCCTCCGCCTCCCCGTCGCGCCGCGCTTCGAGATTCTCCACGACCCGGTTCATCGCGCGACTCCCGCTCCCGCCGTTTCTTTCTCGCCGGGCGCCTGCAGATACTCCTCCAGGGCGCGAAGGATGCCCTCATAGCCCGTGCAACGGCAGAGCACACCGCTGATCTCCTCGCGAATCTCGGCGCGGGACAGCGGCTCGCCCCGCTTCTTCAGGCTTGTCGCCAGCATCAGAAAGCCGGGCGTGCAGAACCCGCATTGGAGAGCGTGATGGCGCTTGAACGCCTGCTGTAGCTCATTGAGCTCGTCGCCGGTCGCAAGCGACTCCACCGTCCAGAGGTCGGCCCCATCCAGCTGCACGGCGAGCAGGAGGCACGATTTCACCGCCTGGCCATCGACCAGGATCGTACACATGCCGCACACGCCTTGCTCGCATCCCACATGAGTTCCGGTCAGCCCCAGCCGATGACGCAGGAAATCGGCCGCATGCATGCGAACGGGCACGCTTTCGCGCACCGCCTCGCCATTGATCCGAAGGCCGATCTCCTTTGCATTCGCGCTCAACGCAGTGGTCTCCATGTTGCGGCAGGCATCGGACGGGCGTCACAGAGAGAGACGCTCGGGTCAGCGGCGAGAGGCCGGGCGCATCTCTTTGACGACGACATCGCCGTCGATCAGGATCGGCTCGTCGTCGAGGAACAGGCTGCAGCCGCGCATGGGTATGTCCAGGTGGCAGGGGGTGTCATTGGGGCCGCCCAGCTCGCTGTTCGGCCCGCTCGAGAACAGCACGTTGCCGAAGAACGAGCGCAGCTCCATGCCGATACCGCCCGGGAACGAGGTCAGCCCGTGCCACTGGGCGCGCTCGTCGAGGCCCCAGCCGATATGCGACACGCCATAGCCCCGCGGATCGCCGAAGGAGTCCATGTAGGACTTGATCAGCTGCGCATCGAGCCCGCCACGGATGTCCTGGATGACGCCCTTCTCGATCGTGTAGGTGACGGGGTTGGTGACGTAGCTGTTGAAGGGCAGCAGCACATCGCCCGGCGCCAGCACGATCTGCCCGTCGACGCCGTCATCGGCACCGCCGGTGAAGACGAAGGCCGCCGGCCAATGGTCCCAGCGCCCGGGCTGATCCGTGTAGCCGTACTCGCTGATGGTGGGGTATTTGCCGATCTTGTAGGTGATGTCGGTGCCCTGGCGGCTGGTGATGCGCATCACGCGCGCCTTGGAGAGGAGCTCCGCGCCGATCTCCACCCGCTCGCGAAGCTCCTTGGTGGGAAAGAGGCGCGCCAGCAGCGGGGCGGGCTCGATCGCGGTCAGAACCCGGGTCCCGGCCGCCTGGATCGCCATCTGTTCCTTGCTGAAGAGCAGGAAGATCAGGTC harbors:
- a CDS encoding xanthine dehydrogenase family protein molybdopterin-binding subunit, with product MNRVVENLEARRDGEAEGLDRADAPPFRHRLIGAPIPRKEDDRLLRGDGRFTDDVEFAHQLEMAVGRCPFPHARIRSIDISQARALAGVKHILIGPEVRRASGPLTVLRPVPGAPQLPYYALAQERALHEGQPVVSVVATSRAVAEDAIELVDIDYEPLPHLSDALDALAEGSPVLHPDVLPSNLLASNKDRSGDPEGRMAEADTVIEGRFRINRVTALPMEARAIVAVWRPGARELTVHASTQVPHLVRKQLAECLRIDEGCIRVIASDVGGGFGQKLGICPEDILACLHAMALRRPVKWIEDRLEYFRASTHGREAIHDFRIGARADGQILAMTNIYRTDLGAWNSSFGSAQLSSVVFTGPYKVADGSVERQVVLTNKTPIGAYRGYGQPEVNFALEVLIDRLARRLRYDPLEFRARNMLRPEDFPWKTPSGAVYDSGDYLRTLRMAAEAVGYQAHRASPKRRKDGRLVGIGLSSFVERTGYASARFLANRGSKFGAHESVTLRANRSGGIDLYTGVSTFGQGNETAFAQLCAGILGVEYDAIHVHAGDTGASPLNTGAFASRTLIAAAGALREAAQSLRDKTIRIGAWALDAAARDVEIAGTVLRLRGDPGRSMALSEIFTRAILGQGIPAGETPGLEATAHFEPPAAAFSFGTAAAVVSVDPETGEFSVERFVMVHDCGTVVNPALVEGQVRGALVQGLGAALGEELRYDKETGQLVSGSMLDYLAPTAADVPPIELLHTEVPSPVTTLGIRGVGEVGTIPPGAAVANALCDALAAYGVEISELPITPESVWRAIAASSACSSGA
- a CDS encoding (2Fe-2S)-binding protein, with product METTALSANAKEIGLRINGEAVRESVPVRMHAADFLRHRLGLTGTHVGCEQGVCGMCTILVDGQAVKSCLLLAVQLDGADLWTVESLATGDELNELQQAFKRHHALQCGFCTPGFLMLATSLKKRGEPLSRAEIREEISGVLCRCTGYEGILRALEEYLQAPGEKETAGAGVAR
- a CDS encoding M29 family metallopeptidase encodes the protein MDQSILNQMCRAQLELSGVHEGETVAVLSRGHERLDYADAFLNAAQELGAKTYHLRMPMAGYRSGQWAVGVTPLADNPEAVEVLKRADMLVDLIFLLFSKEQMAIQAAGTRVLTAIEPAPLLARLFPTKELRERVEIGAELLSKARVMRITSRQGTDITYKIGKYPTISEYGYTDQPGRWDHWPAAFVFTGGADDGVDGQIVLAPGDVLLPFNSYVTNPVTYTIEKGVIQDIRGGLDAQLIKSYMDSFGDPRGYGVSHIGWGLDERAQWHGLTSFPGGIGMELRSFFGNVLFSSGPNSELGGPNDTPCHLDIPMRGCSLFLDDEPILIDGDVVVKEMRPASRR